One segment of Streptomyces sp. YIM 121038 DNA contains the following:
- the pepN gene encoding aminopeptidase N — protein MPGENLSRDEAQERAALLSVDGYEVFLDLRSAVGDSQEGDTTPRTFRSVTTIRFRCAEPGAASFADLVAPSVTAVSLNGKDLDPSEVFDGSRIALEDLREENELVVDAQCAYSRTGEGMHRFVDPEDGEVYLYTQYEPADSRRVFANFEQPDLKAPFRFSARAPEGWTVWSNGAGEQVDGVWQFAETKPISTYITAVVAGPYHYVTDSYERVFEDGTRLEIPLGAMCRKGLAKHFDADDVFLVTKQGLDFFHDHFDFPYPFGKYDQAFVPEYNLGAMENPGCVTFREEFIFRGKVTQASYERRANVILHEMAHMWFGDLVTMRWWDDLWLKESFADFMGSFSMVEATRFTNGWITFANNRKAWAYRADQLPSTHPVTADIRDLEDAKLNFDGITYAKGASVLKQLVAYAGRDAFLEGARRYFKRHAYGNTRLGDLLSVLEETSGRDLAAWSRAWLETAGVNSLTPQVTLSAEGRVTELAVVQEAAESHPTLRPHRVAVGLYRRSDTGDLVRYARAEVDVEGPRTAVAELVGAEAPELVLVNDDDLTYCKIRFDETSLATLRERLGDLTDPLARALCWSALWNLTRDGLMPARDFVGLVLRFAGRETDIGVLQMLHAWAGTAHTHYAAPGWREEGGRLLAEGALRELRIAEPGSQHQLTWARFFASVASSDADLQLLQGLLDGTAKIDGLEVDQELRWAFQLPLAVHGVADERALAAELSRDDTASGKRHQVRCLAARPSAAVKAQAWASVVESDALSNALVEATISGFAQPSQRALVAEYAPKYFAAIERVWAERSIQIGMDVVRGLFPHLQDSPETVAAADAWLSAHESAPPALRRLVLEARDDLARALRAQACDGTA, from the coding sequence GTGCCCGGTGAGAATCTGTCCCGCGACGAGGCCCAGGAGCGGGCCGCGCTGTTGTCCGTCGACGGGTACGAGGTCTTCCTCGACCTGCGGTCGGCGGTCGGCGACAGCCAGGAAGGCGACACCACGCCGCGCACCTTCCGCTCCGTCACGACGATCCGCTTCCGCTGCGCCGAGCCGGGCGCGGCGAGCTTCGCGGACCTGGTCGCCCCGAGCGTCACGGCCGTCTCGCTGAACGGCAAGGACCTCGACCCGTCCGAGGTCTTCGACGGCAGCCGCATCGCGCTGGAGGACCTGCGCGAGGAGAACGAGCTGGTGGTGGACGCCCAGTGCGCCTACAGCCGCACCGGCGAGGGCATGCACCGCTTCGTCGACCCGGAGGACGGCGAGGTCTATCTCTACACGCAGTACGAGCCCGCGGACTCCCGCCGCGTGTTCGCGAACTTCGAGCAGCCCGACCTGAAGGCCCCCTTCCGCTTCTCCGCACGGGCCCCCGAGGGGTGGACGGTGTGGAGCAACGGCGCGGGCGAGCAGGTGGACGGGGTCTGGCAGTTCGCCGAGACCAAGCCCATCTCGACGTACATCACGGCGGTCGTCGCGGGCCCGTACCACTACGTGACCGACTCCTACGAGCGCGTCTTCGAGGACGGCACCCGGCTGGAGATCCCCCTCGGCGCGATGTGCCGCAAGGGCCTGGCCAAGCACTTCGACGCGGACGACGTCTTCCTGGTCACCAAGCAGGGCCTGGACTTCTTCCACGACCACTTCGACTTCCCCTACCCCTTCGGGAAGTACGACCAGGCCTTCGTGCCGGAGTACAACCTGGGCGCGATGGAGAACCCGGGCTGTGTGACCTTCCGCGAGGAGTTCATCTTCCGCGGCAAGGTGACCCAGGCGTCGTACGAGCGCCGGGCGAACGTCATCCTGCACGAGATGGCGCACATGTGGTTCGGCGACCTGGTCACCATGCGCTGGTGGGACGACCTGTGGCTGAAGGAGTCCTTCGCCGACTTCATGGGCTCCTTCTCGATGGTCGAGGCGACCCGGTTCACCAACGGCTGGATCACCTTCGCCAACAACCGCAAGGCGTGGGCGTACCGCGCGGACCAGTTGCCCTCCACCCACCCGGTCACGGCCGACATCCGCGACCTGGAGGACGCCAAGCTGAACTTCGACGGGATCACGTACGCCAAGGGCGCCTCCGTCCTCAAGCAGCTCGTGGCGTACGCGGGCCGCGACGCCTTCCTGGAGGGCGCCCGGCGCTACTTCAAGCGGCACGCGTACGGCAACACCCGCCTCGGTGACCTGCTCTCGGTCCTGGAGGAGACCAGCGGGCGCGACCTGGCGGCCTGGTCGCGGGCCTGGCTGGAGACGGCGGGGGTCAACTCCCTCACCCCGCAGGTCACCCTGAGCGCGGAGGGCCGCGTCACGGAGCTCGCCGTCGTCCAGGAGGCGGCCGAGAGCCACCCGACCCTGCGCCCGCACCGCGTGGCCGTGGGCCTGTACCGCCGCTCGGACACGGGCGACCTCGTGCGGTACGCCCGCGCGGAGGTGGACGTCGAGGGCCCGCGCACCGCGGTCGCGGAGCTCGTCGGCGCCGAGGCCCCCGAGCTCGTCCTGGTCAACGACGACGACCTGACGTACTGCAAGATCCGCTTCGACGAGACCTCGCTCGCCACCCTGCGCGAGCGCCTGGGCGACCTCACCGACCCCCTCGCCCGCGCCCTGTGCTGGTCGGCGCTGTGGAACCTCACGCGGGACGGGCTCATGCCCGCGCGGGACTTCGTCGGCCTCGTGCTGCGGTTCGCCGGGCGCGAGACGGACATCGGCGTGCTCCAGATGCTGCACGCCTGGGCGGGCACGGCCCACACGCACTACGCCGCGCCCGGCTGGCGCGAGGAGGGCGGGCGGCTGCTCGCCGAGGGCGCGCTGCGGGAGCTCAGGATCGCCGAGCCGGGCAGCCAGCACCAGCTGACGTGGGCGCGGTTCTTCGCCTCCGTGGCCTCCTCGGACGCCGACCTCCAGCTCCTCCAGGGCCTGTTGGACGGCACCGCGAAGATCGACGGCCTGGAGGTGGACCAGGAGCTGCGCTGGGCGTTCCAGCTGCCGCTCGCGGTGCACGGGGTGGCGGACGAGCGGGCGCTCGCGGCCGAGCTCTCCCGCGACGACACGGCGTCCGGCAAGCGCCACCAGGTCCGCTGCCTGGCCGCGCGGCCGTCGGCGGCGGTCAAGGCGCAGGCCTGGGCCTCCGTGGTGGAGTCGGACGCGCTGTCCAACGCCCTGGTGGAGGCGACGATCTCGGGCTTCGCCCAGCCCTCGCAGCGGGCGCTCGTCGCCGAGTACGCCCCGAAGTACTTCGCCGCCATCGAGCGGGTCTGGGCGGAGCGGTCCATCCAGATCGGCATGGACGTGGTGCGGGGCCTGTTCCCACACCTCCAGGACAGCCCGGAGACGGTGGCCGCGGCCGACGCGTGGCTCTCCGCGCACGAGTCGGCCCCGCCGGCCCTGCGCCGCCTCGTCCTGGAGGCCCGCGACGACCTGGCCCGGGCCCTGCGCGCCCAGGCCTGCGACGGCACTGCCTGA
- a CDS encoding biotin transporter BioY, producing the protein MSTAAATTRPGQVLADLIPASRLRDATLVLGGAALTGLAAQLSVPVPGSPVPVTGQTFAALLVGTALGARRGFLSLALYALVGMAGVPWFAEAKSGYGMPSLGYVLGMMLAAAAVGSLARRGADRNVLRTAGTMVLGSAIIYAVGVPYLAASTGMSLTEAVAAGLTPFLIGDALKAALAMGALPLSWKLLGDKG; encoded by the coding sequence ATGAGCACAGCCGCCGCCACCACCCGCCCGGGCCAGGTCCTGGCCGACCTGATCCCCGCCTCCCGCCTGCGCGACGCGACCCTCGTGCTCGGCGGCGCCGCGCTCACCGGCCTGGCCGCCCAGCTCTCCGTGCCCGTGCCGGGCTCGCCGGTGCCGGTGACGGGGCAGACCTTCGCCGCGCTCCTGGTCGGCACGGCGCTCGGCGCGCGCCGCGGCTTCCTGTCGCTCGCGCTGTACGCCCTGGTGGGCATGGCGGGCGTGCCGTGGTTCGCCGAGGCCAAGTCCGGCTACGGCATGCCCTCGCTCGGCTACGTCCTCGGCATGATGCTCGCCGCCGCCGCGGTGGGCTCCCTGGCCCGGCGCGGCGCCGACCGGAACGTGCTGCGCACGGCCGGGACGATGGTCCTCGGCTCCGCGATCATCTACGCCGTCGGCGTGCCCTACCTGGCCGCGTCCACCGGCATGTCCCTGACCGAGGCGGTCGCCGCGGGCCTCACCCCGTTCCTGATCGGCGACGCCCTCAAGGCGGCCCTCGCCATGGGCGCGCTGCCGCTGTCGTGGAAGCTGCTCGGCGACAAGGGCTGA
- a CDS encoding serine hydrolase domain-containing protein has protein sequence MAVRRRLTPVRKGCVAAAALVVAVAGALTAPAAATPGTDRDHRGTRAALAAAVRGGVPGVTAHARDRHGPWSGAAGVGDLRRGTPRGAHDRFRAASVTKTFVATVLLQLEAEGRLDLDDTVGAWLPGVIEGNGHNGDRISVRQLLNHTSGIHDYSEDPDVRRRLTTPEFFAHRHRTWRPAALVALATRHAPDFAPGRGWAYSNTNYVVAGMVIEKVTGRSYADEIRDRVITPLRLRATSVPGTTPTLPRPSSRAYSKLSGAAGSRTYDVTELNPSVAGAAGELISDAADLNRFYAALLRGELLPPEQLAAMKRTVLARGKEGAGGRYGLGLLRLELPCGTVLWGHGGGIHGSLSLSLATADGGHALTFNFNGDRAGGQDRILAAEFCGA, from the coding sequence ATGGCGGTGCGGAGACGGCTCACCCCGGTGCGCAAGGGGTGCGTGGCGGCGGCAGCCCTGGTCGTGGCGGTGGCGGGGGCCCTGACCGCCCCCGCGGCCGCGACGCCCGGCACGGACCGGGACCACCGCGGGACCCGGGCCGCCCTGGCGGCCGCCGTCCGCGGCGGCGTCCCCGGCGTGACGGCCCACGCACGGGACCGGCACGGCCCGTGGAGCGGCGCCGCGGGCGTCGGCGACCTGCGGCGGGGCACCCCGCGCGGCGCGCACGACCGGTTCCGCGCGGCCAGCGTCACCAAGACGTTCGTGGCGACCGTGCTGCTCCAGCTGGAGGCCGAGGGCAGGCTCGACCTCGACGACACGGTGGGCGCGTGGCTGCCCGGCGTGATCGAGGGCAACGGCCACAACGGCGACCGGATCAGCGTCCGGCAGCTCCTCAACCACACCAGCGGCATCCACGACTACAGCGAGGACCCGGACGTCCGCCGACGGCTCACCACCCCGGAGTTCTTCGCGCACCGCCACCGCACCTGGCGGCCGGCGGCCCTGGTCGCGCTCGCGACGCGCCACGCGCCGGACTTCGCCCCCGGCCGGGGCTGGGCGTACTCCAACACCAACTACGTCGTCGCCGGAATGGTCATCGAGAAGGTCACGGGCCGGTCCTACGCGGACGAGATCCGCGACCGCGTCATCACTCCCCTGCGCCTGCGCGCCACCTCCGTGCCCGGCACGACGCCCACCCTGCCCCGGCCCAGCTCGCGCGCGTACTCCAAGCTCTCCGGCGCCGCCGGGAGCAGGACGTACGACGTGACCGAGCTGAACCCGTCCGTGGCGGGCGCCGCGGGCGAGCTGATCTCGGACGCGGCGGACCTGAACCGCTTCTACGCGGCCCTGCTCCGCGGCGAGCTGCTGCCGCCCGAGCAGCTCGCCGCGATGAAGAGGACGGTCCTCGCCCGGGGGAAGGAGGGCGCGGGCGGCCGCTACGGCCTCGGCCTGCTGCGGCTCGAACTGCCCTGCGGCACGGTCCTCTGGGGCCACGGCGGCGGCATCCACGGCTCGCTGTCCCTGTCCCTGGCCACGGCCGACGGCGGGCACGCCCTGACGTTCAACTTCAACGGCGACCGGGCGGGCGGCCAGGACCGGATCCTGGCCGCGGAGTTCTGCGGCGCCTGA
- a CDS encoding S1 family peptidase — protein MTPPRATTRRLVLTGIGVAALVAGTLTAATTSSAAQDPTPKAVGATAAGRLADSLTDGFPTGTAGAYYDAPAKKLVVNVLDEAAADRVRAAGAEPRTVAHSQAQLDAVQRALGERAVPGTARATDPVLNKVVVTADSTVRGAALDRLKQRVAAQDGKAVLERTAGKFQPLIRGGDAIWSSSGRCSLGFNVVKGGQPYFLTAGHCASLAGTSWSETRGGPVIAQVEDYGFPGRDDAIVKYTANVAHPSEVNLYNGGSQQITGARQAVVGEQVQRSGSTTQVHGGSVQRLNASVSYPQGTVNGLIQTNVCAEPGDSGGSMFAGTSALGLTSGGSGNCSSGGRTYFAPVVDALSRYGAQIG, from the coding sequence GTGACACCCCCACGAGCAACCACACGGCGCCTCGTCCTCACCGGCATCGGCGTCGCCGCCCTGGTCGCGGGCACCCTCACCGCGGCGACCACCAGCTCGGCGGCCCAGGACCCCACTCCGAAGGCCGTCGGCGCCACCGCGGCGGGCAGGCTCGCCGACTCCCTGACCGACGGCTTCCCCACCGGCACCGCGGGCGCCTACTACGACGCCCCCGCCAAGAAGCTCGTCGTCAACGTCCTCGACGAGGCCGCGGCCGACCGGGTCCGCGCCGCCGGAGCCGAGCCGCGGACGGTCGCCCACTCCCAGGCCCAACTGGACGCCGTCCAGCGGGCCCTGGGCGAGCGCGCGGTGCCCGGCACGGCACGCGCCACGGACCCGGTCCTCAACAAGGTGGTCGTCACGGCCGACTCCACGGTCAGGGGCGCCGCCCTCGACCGGCTGAAGCAGCGCGTGGCGGCCCAGGACGGCAAGGCGGTCCTGGAGCGCACCGCGGGGAAGTTCCAGCCCCTCATCCGCGGCGGCGACGCCATCTGGAGCTCCAGCGGCCGCTGTTCGCTGGGCTTCAACGTCGTCAAGGGCGGCCAGCCCTACTTCCTCACCGCGGGCCACTGCGCCTCCCTCGCGGGCACCAGCTGGTCCGAGACCCGGGGCGGGCCCGTGATCGCCCAGGTCGAGGACTACGGCTTCCCCGGGCGCGACGACGCCATCGTGAAGTACACCGCGAACGTCGCCCACCCGAGCGAGGTCAACCTCTACAACGGCGGCTCCCAGCAGATCACCGGGGCCCGCCAGGCCGTGGTCGGCGAGCAGGTACAGCGCAGCGGCTCCACCACCCAGGTGCACGGCGGCAGCGTGCAGCGGCTCAACGCGTCGGTCTCCTACCCCCAGGGCACGGTCAACGGTCTGATCCAGACCAACGTCTGTGCTGAGCCCGGTGACAGCGGGGGCTCGATGTTCGCGGGCACCAGCGCGCTCGGTCTCACCTCCGGCGGCAGCGGCAACTGCTCCAGCGGCGGCCGGACCTACTTCGCGCCCGTCGTGGACGCGCTCTCGCGCTATGGAGCGCAGATCGGCTGA
- a CDS encoding amino acid permease translates to MLGLGGVIGAGLFVGSGAGIAVAGPGIVLSYLIAGALAMCVMRMLGEMSAAMPSSGAFSVHAERALGRWAGFSVGWMYWFLLVVVLAVEATGAARIAHAWAPGVPQWAWVLLFMVFFTGANLAAVKNFGEFEFWFAALKVFAIVAFLVLGLLAVFGLLPDTDPVGFTHLTGEGGFLPLGWDGVVSGVVVVLFAFGGLEIVTIAAAESDDPVRAVARAVRSAVYRILFFYVGSMLVIVTVLPWTAQQAGFSPYVKVLDSIGVPAAGTLMNIVVFVALLSSLNANLYGASRMVFSLAERGEAPRGLLKVARGGVPRRAVLASVAFGFVSVLLNLKWPDTVFLYMLNSVGAALLFVWALIAVSQLRLRRRIEREAPERLTLRMWFFPWLTWAALAGMGVVIALMLRDDGARPQLLWSAGATAVVIAVALLRDWATRRTRRT, encoded by the coding sequence ATGCTGGGCCTCGGCGGCGTCATCGGGGCCGGCCTGTTCGTCGGCTCGGGCGCCGGGATCGCGGTCGCCGGGCCCGGCATCGTCCTGTCGTATCTGATCGCGGGCGCGCTCGCGATGTGCGTGATGCGGATGCTCGGCGAGATGTCGGCGGCGATGCCCTCCTCGGGCGCGTTCTCCGTGCACGCCGAGCGGGCCCTGGGCCGCTGGGCCGGGTTCTCGGTCGGCTGGATGTACTGGTTCCTGCTCGTCGTCGTGCTGGCCGTGGAGGCGACCGGGGCGGCGCGGATCGCGCACGCGTGGGCGCCGGGCGTGCCGCAGTGGGCGTGGGTGCTCCTCTTCATGGTGTTCTTCACCGGCGCCAACCTCGCGGCGGTGAAGAACTTCGGCGAGTTCGAGTTCTGGTTCGCCGCCCTGAAGGTCTTCGCGATCGTCGCGTTCCTGGTGCTCGGGCTCCTCGCGGTCTTCGGGCTCCTTCCGGACACCGACCCGGTCGGGTTCACCCACCTCACCGGCGAGGGCGGCTTCCTGCCGCTCGGCTGGGACGGGGTGGTCTCCGGCGTGGTCGTGGTCCTCTTCGCCTTCGGCGGCCTGGAGATCGTCACGATCGCGGCCGCCGAGTCCGACGACCCGGTGCGCGCCGTGGCCCGCGCGGTGCGCAGCGCCGTGTACCGCATCCTCTTCTTCTACGTCGGCTCGATGCTGGTCATCGTGACGGTGCTGCCGTGGACGGCGCAGCAGGCCGGGTTCAGCCCGTATGTGAAGGTGCTCGACTCCATCGGCGTCCCCGCGGCCGGGACCCTGATGAACATCGTGGTGTTCGTGGCGCTCCTGTCGTCCCTGAACGCCAATCTGTACGGCGCCTCGCGCATGGTCTTCTCGCTCGCCGAGCGCGGCGAGGCGCCCCGGGGCCTGCTGAAGGTGGCGCGGGGCGGGGTGCCGCGGCGCGCGGTGCTCGCCTCGGTGGCCTTCGGCTTCGTCTCGGTGCTGCTCAATCTGAAGTGGCCCGACACCGTCTTCCTCTACATGCTCAACTCGGTCGGCGCGGCCCTCCTCTTCGTCTGGGCGCTGATCGCCGTCTCGCAGCTGCGCCTGCGCCGCCGCATCGAGCGCGAGGCGCCGGAGCGGCTCACCCTGCGGATGTGGTTCTTCCCCTGGCTGACGTGGGCGGCGCTCGCGGGGATGGGCGTGGTGATCGCGCTGATGCTGCGCGACGACGGCGCGCGCCCGCAGCTGCTGTGGTCGGCGGGCGCCACGGCAGTGGTGATCGCGGTGGCGCTCCTGCGGGACTGGGCGACGCGTCGTACACGCCGTACGTAA
- a CDS encoding amino acid permease, with amino-acid sequence MSQTSVKDAPPQADAPLGHGLKQRHLSMIALGGVIGAGLFVGSGKAIAAAGPSIILAYSLSGALVMLVMRMLGEMAAANPASGSFSVHAERALGPWAGFTAGWSFWFLLCVAVGLEGIGAAQIVHGWVPGVPEWAWVALFMLMFCATNLAAVKNFGEFEFWFAALKITAIVLFLAIGVLAILGWLPDTDAPGTANLTGHGGFMPNGVDGLIVGLLASVFAYGGLETVTIAAAESEHPVQGVAKAVRTAMWRIAIFYIGSMAVVVTLLPWTSDEVATKGPYVATLDHLGIDGAGQIMNVVILVALLSAMNANIYGASRMANSLVQRGQGPKALGRLFNGVPRIAVLTSSVFGFLCVLLSYWRPDDIFQWLLNTIGAIILVVWFFIAAAQLRLRKKLEREAPETLVVKMWLFPWLTYVALAGMATVFVLMAREEETRTQLYYTGGLTLLLMVVGFVRQKMAEGRETAPSA; translated from the coding sequence ATGTCTCAGACGTCCGTGAAAGACGCACCACCCCAGGCCGACGCCCCCCTCGGACACGGCCTCAAGCAGCGTCATCTGTCGATGATCGCCCTCGGCGGCGTCATCGGCGCCGGGCTCTTCGTGGGCTCCGGGAAGGCCATCGCCGCCGCGGGGCCCTCGATCATCCTGGCCTACTCGCTGTCCGGCGCCCTGGTCATGCTCGTCATGCGCATGCTGGGCGAGATGGCGGCGGCCAACCCCGCGTCCGGCTCCTTCTCCGTGCACGCCGAGCGGGCCCTCGGCCCCTGGGCCGGGTTCACGGCGGGCTGGTCCTTCTGGTTCCTGCTCTGCGTGGCCGTCGGCCTCGAGGGCATCGGCGCCGCACAGATCGTGCACGGCTGGGTGCCCGGCGTGCCCGAGTGGGCCTGGGTCGCCCTCTTCATGCTGATGTTCTGCGCCACGAACCTCGCGGCCGTGAAGAACTTCGGCGAGTTCGAGTTCTGGTTCGCCGCCCTGAAGATCACCGCGATCGTCCTCTTCCTCGCCATCGGCGTGCTGGCGATCCTCGGCTGGCTCCCCGACACCGACGCGCCGGGCACCGCCAACCTCACCGGGCACGGCGGCTTCATGCCCAACGGCGTGGACGGCCTCATCGTGGGCCTGCTCGCCTCCGTCTTCGCCTACGGCGGCCTGGAGACGGTCACCATCGCGGCCGCCGAGTCCGAGCACCCCGTCCAGGGCGTGGCCAAGGCCGTGCGCACCGCGATGTGGCGGATCGCCATCTTCTACATCGGCTCCATGGCCGTCGTCGTGACGCTGCTCCCCTGGACCTCCGACGAGGTCGCCACCAAGGGCCCGTACGTCGCCACGCTCGACCACCTCGGCATCGACGGCGCGGGCCAGATCATGAACGTCGTCATCCTGGTCGCCCTGCTCTCCGCGATGAACGCCAACATCTACGGCGCCTCCCGCATGGCCAACTCGCTCGTGCAGCGCGGCCAGGGCCCGAAGGCCCTGGGGCGGCTCTTCAACGGCGTGCCGCGGATCGCGGTCCTCACCTCGTCGGTCTTCGGCTTCCTGTGCGTGCTGCTCAGCTACTGGCGGCCCGACGACATCTTCCAGTGGCTGCTCAACACCATCGGCGCGATCATCCTCGTCGTCTGGTTCTTCATCGCCGCCGCCCAGCTGCGGCTGCGCAAGAAGCTGGAGCGCGAGGCCCCCGAGACGCTCGTCGTGAAGATGTGGCTCTTCCCCTGGCTGACGTACGTGGCGCTCGCCGGGATGGCCACGGTGTTCGTCCTGATGGCCCGCGAGGAGGAGACCCGTACGCAGCTGTACTACACGGGCGGCCTGACGCTGCTCCTGATGGTCGTGGGCTTCGTACGGCAGAAGATGGCGGAGGGCCGCGAGACGGCGCCGAGCGCCTGA
- a CDS encoding FAD-binding oxidoreductase, translating to MELSDPTAKRLTFRPGQQGYEEEVAGFQTGFAQRPDVVFAASDAEDVVAAVRYAAAAGLPVGVQATGHGLPDAARGGVLISTRRMDSVTVDAGTRTARVGAGARSGQVVAAAAEHGLAPLNGSAPGVGVVSYTLGGGIGILAREFGYAADHVRAVDVVTADGTPRHVTAADEPELFWGLLGGGANLGVVTALEIGLVPVARLYGGALAFDGREVDPAAVLRGYAAWAETLPDEVTSSVAALVYPDLDQLPPHLRGRYLVTVRIACTGTAEDGERLVAPLRALGPTVSDSLRELSYAESHTIHNDPDFPHAYYGDNLMLTELDLPGAERLLALTGPAADHMHVVQLNHLGGALARPVHHDNAVPHRSAAWAVRILSPLEGTDREALRELYARAFAPLAPHAVGRAVNFALAGGDRPEGVYDADTRKRLAGLKATYDPANLFRRNYNVG from the coding sequence GTGGAACTCAGCGACCCCACCGCCAAGCGACTCACCTTCCGCCCCGGTCAGCAGGGGTACGAGGAGGAGGTCGCGGGCTTCCAGACGGGCTTCGCCCAGCGGCCGGACGTGGTCTTCGCCGCGTCGGACGCCGAGGACGTCGTGGCCGCCGTGCGGTACGCGGCCGCCGCGGGCCTGCCCGTGGGCGTCCAGGCCACCGGGCACGGCCTGCCGGACGCCGCGCGGGGCGGCGTCCTGATCAGCACGCGCCGCATGGACTCCGTGACCGTCGACGCCGGGACGCGCACCGCGCGGGTCGGGGCCGGGGCGCGCTCGGGCCAGGTGGTGGCGGCCGCGGCGGAGCACGGCCTCGCCCCGCTGAACGGCTCGGCGCCGGGCGTGGGCGTCGTCTCGTACACGCTCGGCGGCGGGATCGGCATCCTGGCGCGGGAGTTCGGCTACGCGGCCGACCACGTGCGCGCGGTGGACGTCGTGACGGCGGACGGCACGCCGCGGCACGTGACGGCGGCGGACGAGCCCGAGCTGTTCTGGGGCCTGCTCGGCGGCGGCGCGAACCTGGGCGTGGTGACCGCCCTGGAGATCGGCCTGGTGCCGGTGGCGCGCCTGTACGGCGGGGCCCTCGCCTTCGACGGCCGCGAGGTCGACCCGGCGGCGGTCCTGCGCGGCTACGCCGCCTGGGCCGAGACCCTGCCCGACGAGGTGACCTCGTCGGTCGCCGCCCTGGTCTACCCGGACCTCGACCAGCTCCCGCCGCACCTGCGGGGCCGCTATCTGGTGACGGTGCGCATCGCCTGCACCGGCACGGCCGAGGACGGGGAGCGGCTCGTGGCGCCGCTGCGCGCGCTCGGGCCGACCGTCTCGGACAGCCTGCGCGAGCTGTCGTACGCGGAGAGCCACACGATCCACAACGACCCGGACTTCCCGCACGCCTACTACGGCGACAACCTGATGCTCACCGAGCTGGACCTGCCGGGCGCCGAGCGGCTGCTCGCGCTCACCGGGCCCGCCGCGGACCACATGCACGTCGTCCAGCTCAACCACCTGGGCGGCGCGCTCGCCCGGCCCGTCCACCACGACAACGCCGTGCCGCACCGGAGCGCGGCCTGGGCGGTGCGGATCCTGTCGCCCCTGGAGGGCACGGACCGCGAGGCGCTGCGGGAGCTGTACGCGCGGGCGTTCGCCCCGCTGGCCCCGCACGCGGTGGGCCGGGCGGTGAACTTCGCCCTTGCGGGCGGTGACCGCCCCGAGGGCGTGTACGACGCGGACACGCGAAAGAGGCTCGCCGGGCTGAAGGCCACGTACGACCCGGCGAACCTCTTCAGGCGGAACTACAACGTCGGCTGA
- a CDS encoding superoxide dismutase, producing the protein MAIYTLPELPYDYAALEPVINPQIIELHHDKHHAAYVKGANDTLEQLAEARDKDAWGAVNGLEKNLAFHLSGHILHSIYWHNMNSPKDGGGGEPTHADGVGELADAITESFGSFAKFKAQLTKASATTQGSGWGVLAYEPLSNRLIVEQIYDHQGNVGQGSTPILVFDAWEHAFYLQYKNQKVDFIEAMWQVVNWQDVAKRYEAAKQRVNSLLLAP; encoded by the coding sequence ATGGCCATTTACACGCTCCCTGAACTTCCGTACGACTACGCGGCGCTGGAGCCGGTGATCAACCCGCAGATCATCGAGCTGCACCACGACAAGCACCACGCCGCATACGTGAAGGGCGCGAACGACACCCTGGAGCAGCTGGCGGAGGCCCGCGACAAGGACGCGTGGGGCGCCGTCAACGGCCTGGAGAAGAACCTGGCCTTCCACCTCTCCGGGCACATCCTGCACAGCATCTACTGGCACAACATGAACAGCCCCAAGGACGGCGGCGGCGGTGAGCCCACCCACGCCGACGGTGTGGGCGAGCTCGCGGACGCCATCACCGAGTCCTTCGGCTCCTTCGCCAAGTTCAAGGCGCAGCTGACGAAGGCCTCGGCGACGACGCAGGGTTCGGGCTGGGGCGTGCTCGCCTACGAGCCGCTCAGCAACCGCCTGATCGTCGAGCAGATCTACGACCACCAGGGCAACGTCGGCCAGGGCTCGACGCCGATCCTGGTCTTCGACGCCTGGGAGCACGCCTTCTACCTGCAGTACAAGAACCAGAAGGTGGACTTCATCGAGGCGATGTGGCAGGTCGTCAACTGGCAGGACGTGGCCAAGCGCTACGAGGCCGCCAAGCAGCGCGTGAACAGCCTGCTGCTGGCCCCCTGA
- a CDS encoding DsbA family protein produces MSASSATTENGKTPVDFWFDPLCPWAWMTSRWVLEVEKVRDIEVSWHVMSLAVLNENKLDELPEEYREMLATKAWGPVRVVIAAQQEHGAQVLGDLYTALGTRIHNQGEGPTKEAVAGALKDVGLPESLLGHWDETPYEAELRASHNEGIEKVGQEVGTPVIAVPGADGEQIAFFGPVVTPAPKGEAAARLWDGTLLVASTPGFYEIKRTRTQGPIFD; encoded by the coding sequence ATGTCCGCGTCCTCTGCGACCACCGAGAACGGCAAGACCCCCGTCGACTTCTGGTTCGACCCGCTCTGCCCCTGGGCCTGGATGACCTCCCGCTGGGTCCTGGAGGTCGAGAAGGTCCGTGACATCGAGGTCAGCTGGCACGTGATGAGCCTCGCCGTGCTCAACGAGAACAAGCTCGACGAGCTGCCCGAGGAGTACCGCGAGATGCTGGCGACCAAGGCCTGGGGCCCGGTCCGCGTGGTCATCGCCGCCCAGCAGGAGCACGGCGCGCAGGTGCTCGGCGACCTCTACACCGCGCTCGGCACCCGCATCCACAACCAGGGCGAGGGCCCCACCAAGGAGGCCGTCGCCGGCGCCCTGAAGGACGTCGGCCTGCCCGAGTCCCTCCTCGGCCACTGGGACGAGACCCCGTACGAGGCCGAGCTGCGCGCCTCCCACAACGAGGGCATCGAGAAGGTCGGCCAGGAGGTCGGCACGCCCGTCATCGCCGTCCCCGGCGCCGACGGCGAGCAGATCGCCTTCTTCGGCCCGGTCGTCACCCCCGCCCCCAAGGGCGAGGCCGCGGCCAGGCTCTGGGACGGCACCCTGCTCGTGGCCTCGACCCCGGGCTTCTACGAGATCAAGCGCACGAGGACGCAGGGCCCCATCTTCGACTGA